From Toxorhynchites rutilus septentrionalis strain SRP chromosome 2, ASM2978413v1, whole genome shotgun sequence, a single genomic window includes:
- the LOC129768498 gene encoding homeobox protein six1b produces MDTSGLSPLADLDSNSGGSDGVNHFGSTQNIYVPQNGYRDVGNQIKTLFFSDKLQEFTDKEYERKYNENVYSIKVQTQQGVDYYPNKPVEELQSTNARDTANSTAFLPNAQLQTSNNDVERKFLCFSPEQIQCMCEALQQQGDIEKLASFLWSIPQNEVIGNNESLLRARCLVAYHRGSFHELYALLESHFYSPKHHTDLQSLWFKGHYREAEKVRGKALGAVDKYRLRKKYPLPKTIWDGEETIYCFKEKSRNALRDCYTRNRYPTPDEKKTLAKKTGLTLTQVSNWFKNRRQRDRTPQARPDMIMPVLPVTSAQMDGSYQRLFNVANYGGHAYHGNDMYAVQ; encoded by the exons ATGGATACATCCGGATTATCACCTTTAGCGGATTTGGATTCCAATTCTGGTGGTTCAGACGGAGTCAATCATTTCGGATCTACCCAAAATATATACGTGCCGCAGAATG GATACCGAGACGTCggaaaccaaatcaaaacattgTTCTTCTCTGATAAGTTGCAAGAATTCACAGACAAGGAGTACGAACGAAAATATAATGAAAACGTGTATTCAATCAAAGTTCAAACACAGCAAGGTGTAGATTATTACCCGA ataaaccaGTAGAAGAGCTTCAATCGACTAATGCTAGAGACACTGCTAACAGCACAGCATTTCTTCCAAACGCCCAGCTTCAAACTAGCAACAATGATGTTGAACGGAAATTTCTGTGTTTTAGTCCCGaac aAATACAATGTATGTGTGAAGCGTTGCAACAACAAGGGGATATTGAGAAATTAGCTTCATTTCTGTGGAGTATCCCACAAAATGAAGTGATTGGCAATAACGAAAGCTTGCTGAGAGCCAGATGTTTGGTGGCCTACCATCGAGGGTCATTTCATGAACTGTATGCACTGCTGGAATCACACTTTTATTCGCCCAAACATCACACGGATCTTCAAAGTCTGTGGTTCAAAGGACATTATCGTGAAGCAGAAAAAGTTAGAGGAAAAGCATTGGGAGCTGTGGATAAATACAGACTACGTAAAAAATATCCTCTACCTAAGACAATTTGGGATGGCGAGGAAACGATTTACTGTTTTAAAGAAAAAAGTCGCAACGCCCTTAGAGATTGTTACACAAGAAATCGATACCCGACGCCAGATGAGAAAAAAACACTTGCCAAGAAAACAGGACTCACGCTGACTCAAGTGTCGAACTGGTTCAAGAATCGCAGGCAACGAGATAGGACACCGCAAGCGAGGCC AGATATGATTATGCCTGTACTCCCTGTAACTTCAGCCCAGATGGATGGAAGCTATCAAAGACTGTTTAATGTTGCCAATTATGGCGGACATGCTTATCATGGAAATGATATGTATGCAGTTCAATAG